In Synechococcus sp. A18-25c, a single window of DNA contains:
- the minD gene encoding septum site-determining protein MinD produces the protein MTNSRTILICSGKGGVGKTTLTANLGIALARQGASTVVLDADFGLRNLDLLLGLENRIVFTAQEVLAETCRLDQALVKHKQEPNLALLPAGNPRMLEWLKPEDMQTIAGLLSERFDYVLIDCPAGIEDGFKNAVAAAKEAIVITTPEVSAVRDADRVIGLLNTHGVSPVQLVLNRVRPKMMASQEMLAVDDVTDILALPLLGLVLEDEQVIVSTNRGEPLTLNGSGSPAAKAYGNIAQRLQGEDIPLMDPARDGRRGFRAKVRRLIQTKIF, from the coding sequence GTGACCAATTCGCGAACGATCCTGATCTGCTCGGGAAAAGGGGGTGTCGGCAAGACCACCCTCACCGCCAATCTGGGCATTGCCCTGGCCAGACAAGGAGCCAGCACTGTTGTTCTGGACGCCGACTTCGGCCTGAGAAACCTTGATCTCCTTCTCGGCCTGGAAAATCGGATCGTCTTCACCGCTCAGGAGGTGCTGGCTGAGACCTGCCGCCTCGATCAAGCGCTGGTGAAGCACAAGCAGGAGCCGAACCTTGCCTTGCTGCCAGCAGGTAACCCACGCATGCTCGAGTGGTTGAAGCCCGAAGACATGCAAACCATTGCGGGCCTGCTCTCTGAACGCTTCGACTACGTTCTGATCGATTGCCCAGCAGGAATCGAGGACGGGTTCAAAAACGCTGTCGCCGCGGCTAAGGAAGCCATCGTGATCACAACTCCCGAAGTGTCAGCCGTGCGAGACGCCGATCGAGTGATTGGCTTGCTCAATACCCATGGCGTTTCTCCAGTGCAGCTCGTGCTCAATCGCGTGAGGCCCAAGATGATGGCCAGTCAGGAGATGCTGGCGGTAGACGACGTCACCGACATCCTGGCTTTGCCTTTGCTGGGCCTAGTCCTGGAAGACGAACAGGTGATTGTCAGCACCAACCGCGGTGAACCATTGACTCTGAATGGAAGCGGTTCACCAGCCGCCAAAGCGTACGGAAACATCGCCCAACGTCTTCAAGGTGAAGACATCCCACTCATGGATCCAGCCCGAGACGGGCGTCGTGGATTCCGCGCCAAGGTGCGCCGTTTGATCCAAACCAAGATTTTCTGA
- a CDS encoding L-threonylcarbamoyladenylate synthase, whose translation MTTDALPWMQVQEMALHLRQGGAALVPTDTLPALAAAPDHAAQVWTLKQRPQDKPLILMAADADALLSLTTDEVRLDAEPLAQRYWPGALTLVLPVEGGRYARLNPGMNSLGLRIPDCPTTRELLRASGPLATTSANRSGVPASQNELEASVAFPSLPLLGPLPWPTPSGLASTVIAWMSPGRWHLLRQGAVMANEINGSHLCSG comes from the coding sequence ATGACCACTGACGCATTGCCATGGATGCAGGTTCAAGAGATGGCGCTCCATCTGCGCCAAGGTGGAGCTGCTTTGGTGCCCACCGACACGCTGCCGGCTCTCGCTGCCGCACCTGACCATGCGGCTCAGGTTTGGACCCTCAAACAACGTCCGCAGGACAAACCGTTGATCTTGATGGCGGCTGATGCCGACGCGCTTCTCAGCCTCACCACCGATGAGGTGCGTTTGGACGCAGAACCATTGGCGCAGCGCTACTGGCCCGGCGCGCTCACCCTGGTTCTGCCGGTTGAGGGTGGGCGTTACGCCCGGCTCAATCCAGGGATGAACTCGCTGGGCTTGCGAATTCCTGACTGCCCAACGACCCGCGAACTGTTGCGAGCCTCGGGTCCCCTTGCCACGACGAGCGCCAATCGATCAGGGGTGCCAGCTAGTCAGAACGAACTGGAAGCCTCCGTCGCTTTCCCGTCCTTACCTCTTCTAGGGCCTCTCCCCTGGCCAACGCCTTCTGGTCTCGCCAGCACTGTGATCGCTTGGATGTCCCCTGGGAGGTGGCATTTGCTGCGTCAAGGCGCTGTGATGGCCAATGAGATCAACGGATCCCATTTATGCTCTGGCTGA
- the ctpZ gene encoding carboxyl-terminal processing protease CtpZ, producing MLPTVNGWSDRLRRLASGAMVITLILLLAGTPALALNDAQQLVVESWRLVNQGYLDPGQFDRIRWKRLRQKALENTIETSEQAYSAIETMLSPLDDPYTRLLRPDDYAVMKASNEGSLSGVGLQLGHRQDSNAIVVIAPLEGSPAAEADVISGTEVLAVNGESVETLGLETTAARLRGSVGTQVVLTLLPPQGDPEELTLERRNIDLRPVRTRRLRSDAHTLGYIRITQFSDSVPDQVREAIEDLSDKDVEGLVLDLRNNSGGLVSAGLAVADAFLDQQPIVETRNRDGIADPIQAGPEVLYSGPMVTLVNGGTASASEILAGALQDDERSLLLGSNTFGKGLIQTLTNLSDGSGLAVTVAGYVTPSGRDIQGQGITPDKILDGPEPLNPGGEGDRWLRDAERTLQLLIDQEASQVAEESPAPTLDHMDEEQS from the coding sequence ATGTTGCCGACTGTTAACGGGTGGTCAGATCGCCTGCGGCGTCTGGCCTCTGGAGCAATGGTGATCACACTGATCCTGCTGTTGGCTGGCACTCCCGCGTTAGCGCTGAACGATGCACAGCAATTGGTGGTGGAAAGCTGGCGTCTGGTGAACCAGGGATACCTAGACCCTGGCCAGTTCGATCGGATCCGCTGGAAACGCCTCCGCCAAAAGGCTCTTGAGAACACGATTGAAACAAGTGAGCAGGCTTACAGCGCCATCGAAACGATGCTGTCGCCGCTCGACGATCCGTATACGCGGCTCCTTCGGCCTGACGACTACGCCGTGATGAAAGCCAGCAATGAAGGGAGTCTCAGTGGCGTCGGCCTTCAACTAGGACATCGGCAAGACAGCAACGCCATTGTGGTCATTGCTCCGTTGGAGGGTTCTCCTGCTGCTGAGGCTGACGTGATCAGTGGCACAGAAGTGCTGGCGGTTAACGGTGAATCAGTCGAGACGCTTGGCCTGGAGACAACGGCTGCCCGTCTACGGGGATCGGTCGGAACTCAGGTGGTCCTCACACTTCTTCCACCGCAGGGAGACCCAGAGGAACTGACCCTGGAGCGCCGCAACATTGATTTGCGTCCTGTGCGAACCCGGCGCCTTCGCAGTGATGCACACACACTCGGATACATCCGCATCACGCAATTCAGTGACAGCGTGCCCGATCAGGTGCGTGAAGCGATTGAGGATCTTTCTGATAAAGACGTCGAAGGCCTGGTCCTTGATTTGCGCAATAACTCAGGCGGATTGGTGAGTGCTGGTCTGGCAGTTGCCGATGCCTTCCTGGATCAGCAACCGATCGTGGAGACCCGCAACCGAGACGGGATTGCCGATCCGATTCAGGCAGGGCCCGAGGTTCTCTATTCAGGACCAATGGTGACCCTTGTGAATGGCGGGACGGCAAGCGCCAGTGAAATCCTTGCCGGTGCACTCCAGGACGATGAGCGTTCTCTTCTTCTTGGCAGCAACACCTTTGGGAAAGGACTGATCCAGACACTCACCAATCTCAGTGATGGGAGTGGCCTGGCGGTGACTGTGGCCGGCTACGTAACTCCAAGCGGTCGCGACATCCAGGGGCAAGGCATCACACCGGACAAAATTCTCGATGGGCCTGAGCCACTCAACCCAGGAGGGGAAGGCGATCGCTGGCTACGCGATGCAGAGCGCACGCTGCAGTTGCTGATCGACCAGGAGGCCAGTCAGGTAGCAGAGGAATCACCTGCCCCCACGCTCGATCACATGGACGAGGAACAGAGCTGA
- the minC gene encoding septum site-determining protein MinC, translated as MNVDSIPQPSLRLQLPPFQTNPWRQWLPAQLALLPAGPIDLDTCDWTLTCRDFASILEVFESSGHVLQQVTSHCQQTLISAAALGLKSRQSLESADQCDAPVNQDDAPNQNLSIHQGTLRSGDHLEARGHLLIVGDVNPGGSVSADGDVYIWGRLRGRAHAGRSGDQSARIVALQLRPLQLRIADFVARGPEDTPQEGLAEQACVSDGAILIEAAKAPFTALQRSRMQKDEKG; from the coding sequence ATGAACGTCGATTCCATTCCACAGCCGAGTTTGCGTTTGCAGCTTCCACCGTTCCAGACCAACCCCTGGCGACAGTGGCTCCCTGCCCAGCTCGCATTATTGCCAGCTGGGCCCATCGACCTCGATACCTGCGATTGGACGCTGACCTGCAGGGACTTTGCATCGATCCTTGAGGTTTTCGAATCCAGCGGCCACGTACTGCAGCAAGTCACGAGTCATTGCCAGCAGACCCTGATCAGTGCAGCAGCACTGGGATTGAAATCAAGACAATCTCTTGAGAGCGCCGATCAGTGCGACGCACCGGTGAATCAAGACGATGCACCGAATCAAAATTTGAGCATTCATCAGGGGACGCTCCGATCAGGGGATCACCTGGAAGCCCGTGGACATCTGCTGATTGTGGGTGATGTGAATCCCGGCGGATCCGTTTCAGCGGACGGCGATGTGTACATCTGGGGACGACTGCGCGGACGTGCTCATGCCGGTCGGAGCGGCGATCAATCCGCACGGATCGTGGCGCTTCAGCTCAGGCCCCTGCAGCTGCGAATTGCCGATTTCGTCGCCAGGGGGCCGGAGGACACACCTCAAGAAGGATTGGCCGAACAAGCCTGCGTTAGTGATGGGGCCATCTTGATCGAAGCAGCCAAAGCTCCTTTTACAGCGTTGCAGCGATCACGAATGCAGAAAGACGAGAAGGGTTAA
- the petD gene encoding cytochrome b6-f complex subunit IV, with protein sequence MHILKKPDLSDPKMRAKLAKGMGHNYYGEPAWPNDLLYIFPVVILGTIACIVGLAVLDPAMLGDKADPFATPLEILPEWYLYPVFQILRVVPNKLLGIALQTLIPLGLMLVPFIESFNKFQNPFRRPVAMAVFLFGTATTIYLGIGAALPIDKSLTLGLF encoded by the coding sequence ATGCACATTCTCAAGAAGCCGGATCTTTCTGATCCCAAGATGCGCGCCAAGCTCGCCAAGGGCATGGGGCACAACTATTACGGCGAGCCAGCCTGGCCGAACGACCTGCTTTATATCTTTCCGGTCGTGATTTTGGGAACCATTGCCTGCATCGTGGGCTTGGCTGTGCTCGATCCGGCCATGCTTGGCGACAAGGCCGATCCCTTCGCAACCCCCCTGGAAATTCTTCCCGAGTGGTATCTCTATCCGGTGTTCCAGATTCTGCGTGTCGTGCCCAACAAGCTTCTGGGTATTGCTCTGCAAACGCTGATTCCTCTGGGTCTGATGCTGGTCCCCTTCATTGAGAGCTTCAACAAGTTTCAAAACCCTTTCCGCCGCCCCGTGGCCATGGCTGTGTTCCTCTTTGGCACGGCCACCACGATTTACCTCGGCATCGGCGCAGCTCTCCCTATCGACAAGTCCTTGACACTTGGCTTGTTCTGA
- a CDS encoding response regulator transcription factor, with amino-acid sequence MANFNLTPAEVAVLNLLLQGMSNRSIAAARLVSIRTVESHISRALDKSGCQSRLQLTLWWMQQRQSLEEMCTGKVPPLPA; translated from the coding sequence ATGGCCAATTTCAATCTCACGCCAGCAGAAGTCGCGGTTCTCAACTTGTTGCTCCAGGGCATGAGCAACCGTTCTATCGCTGCAGCTCGCCTGGTCAGCATTCGGACGGTAGAGAGTCACATCAGCCGCGCGCTTGACAAATCCGGCTGCCAATCCCGGTTGCAACTCACGCTCTGGTGGATGCAACAGAGACAGTCCTTGGAGGAGATGTGCACCGGTAAAGTTCCCCCATTGCCGGCTTAG
- a CDS encoding HD domain-containing protein: protein MPSRTYHDPLHHGISLDSDEPAEAMVLALVDSAPFQRLRRIRQLGPAFLTFHGAESSRFTHSIGVFAIARRAMSRLSELDPSLESEKGVLYAAALLHDVGHAPLSHTGEEMFGTHHEQWSARIIRDHPQIRTPLECFATGTAEAVGDLLEHGRSSRGVIKALVSSQLDCDRLDYLLRDSYSTGARYGQLDLERILAAITLAPDGEMAIHPKGLMAVEHYLVVRNLMYRSVYNHRLNVVCNWLLEQLICQARRLGPDRVWADNTMRHWLWDASELDLDYYLANDDIRTGYHLQRWRDEAPEPLAELCDRFLSRRLFKALDVSQLSSSSQLELLAMAQTSADRAGLDPELCCGLRHHQIHGYHPYRGGLRLWDGFNLQALEQCSPLVNSLATPAATAWLIHPSEITEELREALTKTH from the coding sequence ATGCCCTCGAGGACTTATCACGATCCTCTGCACCATGGGATCAGCCTGGACAGTGATGAGCCAGCGGAGGCCATGGTGCTTGCCCTGGTTGATTCAGCCCCGTTTCAGAGGCTTCGCCGCATCCGTCAGCTCGGACCAGCTTTCCTCACATTCCACGGCGCAGAATCCAGCCGGTTCACACACTCAATCGGGGTATTCGCCATTGCACGCCGCGCCATGAGCCGGCTGAGCGAACTCGACCCCTCGCTCGAATCCGAAAAGGGCGTGCTTTACGCAGCCGCATTACTACACGATGTCGGCCATGCCCCCCTCAGCCACACAGGCGAGGAGATGTTCGGCACGCACCACGAGCAATGGTCCGCCCGGATCATCCGCGACCATCCTCAGATCAGAACGCCGCTGGAGTGTTTCGCAACAGGAACAGCAGAAGCCGTGGGAGACCTGCTGGAGCATGGTCGCTCTAGCCGCGGTGTGATCAAGGCGCTTGTGAGCAGCCAGTTGGATTGCGACCGACTCGACTATTTGCTGCGCGACAGCTACAGCACCGGTGCCCGCTATGGCCAACTCGATCTTGAACGGATTCTCGCTGCCATCACCCTGGCCCCCGACGGGGAAATGGCGATTCATCCCAAAGGCCTCATGGCCGTTGAGCACTACCTCGTGGTGCGCAACCTGATGTACAGGAGTGTCTACAACCACCGCCTGAACGTGGTCTGCAACTGGTTACTGGAGCAGCTGATCTGTCAGGCCCGACGTCTGGGGCCTGATCGCGTCTGGGCCGACAACACGATGCGGCATTGGTTATGGGATGCCTCAGAACTGGATCTTGATTACTACCTCGCCAATGACGACATCCGCACTGGCTATCACTTGCAGCGCTGGAGAGACGAGGCACCCGAGCCGCTCGCAGAGCTCTGCGACCGTTTTCTCAGTCGCCGTCTGTTTAAGGCCCTTGACGTGAGTCAGTTGTCTTCATCCTCCCAACTGGAACTCTTAGCCATGGCGCAAACCAGTGCTGACCGCGCAGGATTGGACCCGGAACTCTGCTGCGGGCTCCGTCACCATCAGATTCATGGCTACCACCCTTATCGCGGCGGTCTGCGGCTCTGGGATGGGTTCAATCTGCAAGCTCTCGAACAGTGCTCACCACTCGTGAACAGCCTGGCGACACCGGCGGCCACAGCCTGGTTGATTCACCCCAGCGAAATTACTGAAGAACTGCGAGAAGCCCTTACCAAGACGCACTAG
- the minE gene encoding cell division topological specificity factor MinE encodes MNLRDLIDKILRRQPASATTARERLQLVLAHDRSDLSPEQLDQMRREIFEVVAKYVDIDLEEGDVSLETEDRVTALVANLPIRRTLATSTPE; translated from the coding sequence ATGAACTTGCGCGACCTCATCGACAAAATTCTGCGTCGTCAGCCAGCCAGTGCCACAACGGCGCGAGAGCGTCTCCAGTTGGTCCTGGCTCATGACCGCAGTGACCTGAGCCCGGAACAATTAGATCAGATGCGACGGGAGATCTTCGAAGTGGTGGCGAAGTATGTCGACATCGACCTGGAGGAGGGCGATGTGAGTCTTGAAACCGAAGATCGCGTCACGGCCCTGGTGGCAAACCTGCCAATCCGGCGAACACTGGCGACAAGCACACCTGAGTAA
- a CDS encoding glycoside hydrolase 100 family protein, whose amino-acid sequence MAGRFSQQNQRVRPSSKEDQVVQKAREHFERTLVPVKGQLAGSVAALEHPRHDEAANYGEIFLRDNVPVMLYLLTQKRFDIVRQFLSICLDLQSTTYQTRGVFPTSFVEEKGQLIADYGQRSIGRITSVDASLWWPVLCWMYVKSSGDEDFASSQAVQRGVQLLLDLVLHPTFEGTPVLFVPDCAFMIDRPMDVWGAPLEVEVLLYGSLRCCTQLMELGRKHQGSRLLDQRLVLTRQWVHDLRQFLLKHYWVTSKTMQVLRRRPTEQYGENQHQNEFNVQPQVIPDWLQDWLENRGGYLIGNMRTGRPDFRFYSLGNSLGCLFGLLTAPQQRALFRLTLHNRDHLMAEMPMRICHPPMDSLEWQNKTGSDPKNWPWSYHNGGHWPSLLWFFGSSILLHERRHPHADVLLMGQMKALLEESYWSHLNQLPRQQWAEYFDGPTGTWVGQQSRTYQTWTIVGFLLLHHFLRVKPDDVLLLDLDDGAVPEPGET is encoded by the coding sequence ATGGCAGGACGGTTCAGCCAGCAAAACCAGCGTGTTCGTCCCAGCTCCAAAGAAGATCAAGTGGTGCAGAAGGCGCGCGAGCACTTCGAGCGGACGCTGGTCCCAGTGAAAGGTCAGCTGGCCGGAAGTGTTGCCGCACTGGAACACCCTCGCCACGACGAAGCAGCCAACTACGGCGAAATCTTCCTGCGGGACAACGTTCCCGTCATGCTGTATCTGCTGACCCAGAAGCGGTTTGACATCGTTCGCCAGTTCCTGAGCATCTGTCTGGATCTGCAAAGCACCACCTATCAGACGCGAGGTGTCTTCCCGACCTCCTTTGTCGAAGAGAAGGGACAGCTGATCGCTGACTACGGACAACGATCAATCGGTCGCATCACATCGGTGGACGCCAGCCTCTGGTGGCCCGTGCTGTGCTGGATGTATGTGAAATCAAGCGGAGACGAAGACTTCGCCTCAAGTCAGGCAGTGCAACGCGGCGTGCAACTGCTTCTGGATCTGGTGCTTCACCCCACCTTTGAAGGCACACCCGTTCTTTTTGTTCCGGACTGTGCCTTCATGATTGATCGACCCATGGATGTCTGGGGAGCTCCATTGGAAGTGGAAGTGCTGCTGTATGGATCGCTGCGCTGCTGCACTCAGCTGATGGAACTGGGGAGAAAGCATCAGGGCAGCCGACTGCTGGATCAACGGCTCGTGCTCACGCGTCAGTGGGTGCACGACCTGCGCCAGTTTCTGCTCAAGCACTACTGGGTCACCAGCAAGACCATGCAGGTGCTGCGTCGCCGTCCGACGGAACAGTACGGAGAAAACCAGCACCAGAATGAATTCAATGTTCAACCCCAGGTGATTCCTGATTGGCTGCAGGACTGGCTGGAAAACCGTGGTGGCTATCTGATCGGCAACATGCGAACCGGCAGACCCGATTTCAGGTTTTACAGCCTTGGCAATTCACTCGGCTGCCTCTTCGGCTTGTTAACAGCGCCTCAGCAACGGGCTCTGTTCAGGCTCACCTTGCACAACCGGGACCATCTCATGGCTGAGATGCCCATGCGGATCTGTCATCCCCCGATGGACAGTCTCGAATGGCAGAACAAGACAGGCTCTGACCCCAAGAACTGGCCATGGAGCTATCACAACGGAGGTCACTGGCCCAGTCTGCTGTGGTTCTTCGGCAGTTCAATCCTTCTCCATGAACGTCGTCACCCCCACGCTGATGTGCTGCTGATGGGGCAGATGAAGGCTCTGCTGGAGGAGTCGTACTGGAGTCATCTCAATCAGCTGCCCAGGCAACAATGGGCGGAATACTTCGATGGACCAACCGGAACATGGGTCGGACAACAGTCCAGGACTTACCAAACCTGGACCATTGTGGGATTTCTGCTTCTCCATCACTTTCTGCGCGTGAAACCCGACGATGTTCTGTTGCTCGATCTGGACGATGGTGCCGTGCCAGAACCAGGGGAGACCTGA
- the prmC gene encoding peptide chain release factor N(5)-glutamine methyltransferase, producing the protein MVSHACSGDELLAWRRGQLALGGRAVDLDWLLDLRGELSWAELQKLRLRPELTVSLACSMEALEHLWRQHLDDHVPLQHLVGRCPWRDLDLVISSAALIPRQETELLIDLALERLQDPAFAPHRRDARWADLGTGSGAMAIALARALTGWHGHAVDLSPAALELAQINLRRLAPEGGCQLHLGHWWTPLRPWWGHFDLVVSNPPYIPTSVVDALEPVVRDHEPQLALCGGADGLDACREIVELAPQVLAPGGWLLLEHHHDQSEQVLQLMESSGLVAAEARCDLGGVKRFAMACRAPGSSSSLPPLHDH; encoded by the coding sequence ATGGTCTCCCACGCCTGTTCCGGTGATGAGCTGCTGGCTTGGCGTCGAGGCCAGCTTGCCCTTGGAGGCCGCGCTGTTGATCTCGACTGGCTCCTGGATCTGCGGGGCGAGCTGAGTTGGGCCGAGCTTCAAAAATTGCGACTGCGTCCGGAGTTAACGGTGTCGTTGGCTTGTTCTATGGAAGCTCTTGAACACCTCTGGAGGCAACATCTGGATGACCATGTTCCTCTGCAGCACCTCGTCGGCCGTTGCCCCTGGCGTGATCTGGACCTTGTGATCAGTTCCGCTGCCTTGATTCCACGACAGGAGACGGAGCTCCTCATCGACTTGGCACTGGAACGCCTCCAAGACCCTGCCTTCGCACCTCATCGTCGGGATGCACGCTGGGCTGATCTGGGAACAGGAAGCGGTGCGATGGCTATCGCTCTAGCCCGTGCGCTGACGGGATGGCACGGACATGCTGTTGATCTCAGCCCGGCGGCCCTGGAGCTGGCCCAGATCAATCTCCGGCGATTGGCACCAGAAGGTGGATGCCAGTTGCATCTGGGCCATTGGTGGACTCCGCTTCGGCCTTGGTGGGGGCATTTCGACCTTGTGGTTTCTAACCCTCCTTACATTCCCACCAGCGTGGTTGATGCGCTTGAGCCTGTGGTTCGAGACCATGAGCCTCAACTGGCGCTCTGCGGCGGCGCAGATGGTCTTGATGCCTGTCGGGAGATCGTGGAGCTTGCTCCCCAAGTGCTTGCTCCAGGAGGGTGGCTGCTCCTCGAGCATCACCATGATCAAAGTGAACAGGTGCTTCAGTTGATGGAGTCTTCTGGACTGGTTGCTGCGGAGGCCCGCTGTGATCTTGGCGGAGTGAAGCGCTTCGCCATGGCCTGTCGAGCGCCCGGATCTTCCTCTTCGTTGCCCCCCCTGCATGACCACTGA
- the petB gene encoding cytochrome b6: MANSSPVYDWFQERLEIQDIADDISSKYVPPHVNIFYCLGGITLVCFLIQFATGFAMTFYYKPTVAEAYSSVQYLMTDVSFGWLIRSVHRWSASMMVLMLILHVFRVYLTGGFKRPRELTWVTGVTMAVITVSFGVTGYSLPWDQVGYWAVKIVSGVPAAIPVIGDFMVELLRGGESVGQSTLTRFYSLHTFVMPWLLAVFMLMHFLMIRKQGISGPL; the protein is encoded by the coding sequence ATGGCGAACTCCTCACCTGTCTACGACTGGTTCCAGGAACGTCTTGAAATTCAGGACATTGCTGACGACATCAGCAGCAAGTACGTGCCCCCGCACGTCAACATCTTTTATTGCCTGGGCGGGATCACGCTTGTGTGCTTCCTGATCCAGTTCGCGACAGGGTTCGCGATGACCTTCTATTACAAGCCCACTGTTGCGGAGGCCTACAGCTCCGTTCAGTACCTGATGACAGATGTGAGCTTTGGCTGGTTGATCCGTTCGGTACACCGCTGGAGCGCCTCCATGATGGTGCTCATGCTGATCCTCCACGTGTTCCGCGTCTACCTCACGGGCGGTTTCAAGCGTCCCCGTGAGCTCACCTGGGTCACCGGGGTGACCATGGCTGTGATCACGGTGTCCTTCGGAGTGACGGGCTATTCACTCCCCTGGGATCAAGTCGGTTACTGGGCTGTGAAAATCGTGTCTGGAGTTCCCGCGGCAATCCCTGTGATCGGCGACTTCATGGTTGAGCTGCTTCGCGGCGGCGAAAGCGTTGGTCAGTCAACTTTGACTCGCTTCTACAGCCTGCACACCTTCGTGATGCCTTGGTTGCTGGCCGTCTTCATGCTCATGCACTTCCTGATGATTCGGAAGCAGGGCATTTCCGGTCCCTTGTGA